gttttattattctctattaaatacaataaattcaaacaattttattacgattacattaaaaaaataaatttatcaacccattaagttttaaaaaatggtttttttttttatcataataaatataaaataattatttaattagccTAATTATATGTTTATTGATTATTCCGTTCAATTATTATcgaaaataattacaatttaaaCTTTCTGatgttaaaaaatcaattaattaatacttaaaaatatttttttttgcctcaaaagaaagcataaaaCACATCATGAAAGTGAAAAAATTCTACTTAAGACAATAtcctttataataataattttttaaaacatgtgtgcatataaaaacacatttaaattaacatacctattaacatatatttattaaaatttaaactaaataattaataatatattaaaaaatttaaacaatatataaaattattcatataaattataaaatatgaatttaatacttggaaggcaaagCTACTAACTATATAAATGATAAAGAAGAATCCAGGTAACAACTGTTTGTTTGGGCTAGGCACTGTCTCagtctttctttttaattaggCATACATTCGTATCCAACACGGGGCCAACGTTACCTTCTACTATGCCGAGTGAGGTTACTCTAGTTTGGTAAAATTGTgaataattttgtttcattgttattttttattatttgacatcgatgtttaatttgttttacatttttattatgcatgtcgattttatatatttaaaagagaaagaaaaaaattacccaaatttttatttaatgtaaatgGTTATAGTTATgcaagttcattttattttggtgTTTAGAGTAGGTTGAGTCGATGTAATGTCAAAGGATGTTGCAACGTGTGTGAGTTGCGATTGTGATGGTAGCTATATGTATGACAATGTTTATTAGGAAGAAGTTTCATTAATAGCACCGGCCACAAGAATTCAAAGGAGTTTCCTATGTAGGtaattcaaacttcaaaatatCAACACTTTGGAAAATCAAGTGATTCAGGCAtcactaatttttaatataaaataaattgtgttagaagaaaaaaaaaatattttgagtatctctaataaaaaattaatcattatttttgataaaactaCTTCATACCATTAtcatgattagaaaaaaaaaaacactttgaaaATTAAGGGGATATCACTTTACCATTGAATACAAGGCAGAGGCTGAAAATTCAGTTGTGGATGCAATGTTGAGACGTTTTATGCTTCATTATTTACAGCGTTGAAAAACCCTCTTGGTAGATTAATTAGATTTCTTACAGACATTATAATGGGAAAATTTAAAGCTTCAATATTTGCAACAAATATATCAACCAATGCAGGATGGAGCAACTGATGACTCATTTTTTGTTTCCACAATGAAAAAGGTTGATAATgtataaggattttttttttctctcttggaAAAAACTCAATGTACAAAAGttgataaaaagtaattttatactatcatttaataaaaaaattattattataaaaattaacaaaattattatacataattgTTTACCAGAACTGaatcaatattaattaattttatattttaaatattatataatattttaagtaatttaagtaataaaataatataaattatgcagtaagaaaatataaaattataaattaatatgaatgactgttttattatatattttataagataaaaataaaaacaattgacaaaataatgtatatctatatataattcttaaatttttatttttatctatcttaaaaatattataaattacattaaaaaaataagaactagaAAATTTTGGAAAATGTCACTTCAAACCGATTCTCTGCATTAAAGTTTTTACTAGTTTTCATTGACTTTAGACTAATTCGATCAGCTATTTACTAATCTTAAatcgacttttttttttttttatagaattaacAAACTGAACACTAAACTAGATTCTAATTAGACTTGTCAAACTGGTTGTTGCGATTTGATTAAAACTGTGTATCATCATCCTTCGTAGAGAAGTACTTTTATCCCATTGAAAAAGGACACACGAATCAGCTAGgctttttttaaccaaaaataaaataaaatcaatggtAGGTTCGTATACTGACACGATTCGGATCATTTATAGTTAACTTTCTCTTGGATTAAATCATAAATGTTCATTACATTTAACTGTCCACaacaatttattaatttgtgttataattGTTCGACTGGTCACAAGATTGATCCATTAATAAAGATTCACCAGTTGACATCAAAATTGTTCATTGTCAATTTGTCACTAGGTTTGGTCAATTatccaatttttaaaaacatgaaCTAATCTTCCAaagaaatcaattaattttcatcaaaattaGAGTAAATTATAACAGCCTTCCCTTGACTTTTATCAAACTAcacataatattattatttttttatttttctacactAACTTTTATTTAAGTTTGAAAATATTACAATATCACTCACTTATGTTTTTGAACTTTAAAAACATTAGATTGAAACGTCAAATTTTACACTAGCATTCTCTACAAGAAGGTAAAtgtaatgatttaaaaaataaaattactttgaataattacatgaaatctCAAGAAATATTATTGTAATGTGCTCTTTAATGTACAATTGCGAtttattttcaaagtaaaaaaaaaaaaactctttaatatagagactaaaattgGATTCAATTGTAAGTTAATGTTTTTGGAATGTTAAACTTTTAAGAttattcaaaatatgtataCCTACCTTACTACCTATATATATTTGACCATCTTCTACAAAGGAGGTCTTCCCTATACTCCGGAGATGCCAAAGCAAACGTGCGTCCAATAATGGAAATGTCGGTTAAGACTTAAGACTCCTAAAAAAGACTTGTGGACAATCCCCATGTTTAGCTAATTTTTAGGATTAAGAAATAGTAACAAGTTAGGCCTGGTTTTAAATTTCAGCCCCTAAAATAATATACtctttttcaattcaattttggAGTACTATACTCCATAATTAATATGATATCAATCCATTCATTTCGATGTTGATCTACTTACAGCCTGCAAATGTCCAATCCTATAACTATTAGGAATGTGACCGAAGATTTTTCTTATagaacattaattaatattccTCTTTTCCTTCAATTAGATTAGAATTGACATAGCCTTCAGGACCAATTATAATTTTGTCAAATGTGGCTGTTACGATTAGTGTTTCCATATTCGTTCCACTGGTGGCATGACGGAAAAGGAAAGAAGATACCGAATATGGCTCTAATTAACAAAGATAGCAGATAGGGATCTTATTATAAGCAAtagtctttttatatatatattttttcaatgacAGAAGATATATATAGGCTAATTAATCAGTGATTTATAATGCAGAGTTTAAAACGAGGAAAATGTGAATGGTTATAGTGAGGTGGCGATAAGACAGCAAGAACGTAACATGAAGATGAAGATTGAAGGGTATGTACCATGTGACTTTGTATATATCTATATTCTATGGATAGATATCCTCTAAATTCTGCTAGTTGAATCAGCAAACTATAGTGGAAGAACTCGTGGTTTGAGTATCACGACGCTTTACGTTCATGGAGGGACGCAAATCCTATAGTTCCAactaacaacttttttttattaaacaaaattaagttATCAGCtaaagaagtattttttttttaaaaagagagagttgtttttcctaaaattagtgaaaataaaGTAAGCAATCTTAATTCTTGATGGCAAAATtagttattgatattttaatctGCCTAATTTGTTATGCATTTGAATGAAtactgataattattttttcagtaATGCTTATTTTAGAAAAGTCgaatactttaaaattattattatagaaaaattagagtttaatttttatatattatcaattaattaaaaaattaaatataatctgtagaataattattataaaaattaattattttatcaaatagaacagtcattcattaaataaaattaaaaaatattttacattattaatataccttctaattaaattctaaacATTACTTGAAGTGCGTGATTATCCATCAACCGAGAGGAGTTTGCGTATGATTAGATAAATTTTTCCATAAGAGTATCTATAATATAtagttatttatcttttgtgaCTCTTATAATATCACATAGATTTAATTCATTTAGAAAATCTATACAAAAATCCAATGCTAAGGTTACTAAAGTCAACCTTTACCtcaatttttctcatttttatgttgatttttgGCTTGAAAagtatcttttttattaataaaaaatagttaagtaATTAAGCAgctatgcatatataataaactCCAAAAAAATgcttcaacaataatttttgttaagCAATGAATCTTATCTTTAAATAACTCAGGTAAGCAAATATGTTGTAGATACACTACTTAGTACTTACGGGAGgaaataataacatttaaaataatttgaattttaaatcataaaaaggGAATTCATGAATGACATGTCAATTTTTTaaggaataattaataatttaaaagattaagtcagtttctgacattgtacatcaactaatttataaaaatgtttgaaaaatgTAACACGAAAAATAATCACCAATACGTGTTAAATCCTAGTTATGaaaaactaatatttaattaagcaGATAAGATGAGAACAAATTAACTCAACATTACattacaaatattattattattattattgttgttgatgatgTATAAGGAAGAGGTAAGCTCTTAAATAAATcccaatattataaatttaaattattgtagATTACTTTTGTGAATTATTATGAACTTGGGTGcttttattaaattaagtaGTTCACTTTTTGGTGATTTTAGAAAGAAATGATAAGATGAGAAAAAAGTGAGAGAATAAACTTTTATATTGTTTGAGAAATGAGGAAagtgaaagagaagagagaaaaatttgatGGAACCTACAAATCTCTCCCAAAATGAAGAGATTTGAGGTgaaagaagtgaaaaaaaagTCTTGAGAGTCCcgttaagaattaaaataatatatttattactttattttaggAGGACAGATCAAATTACACTActgtaattttgataattattatattattttataacttttaattaaataatatttttttaaattcactaTTGGATTGAAAGTTCTTTTCATATAGATCACATGCAAAATTTcatgttaatataaaattattttttccttagctcatatagattaaaattaacttaatataaatatttcaaaatatattaaaatattaatcatttaataatttttttcttgttaaattttgataaaatgtgacacaaaaaatattgatgatatataaatataattcaataattaataaaaatcacattatctatcaaattataaaaataatataatacttATTAAAGTTATACACTTCTACTTATATTTATACTAATGatccattttcttattttaatataagtaTATCATAAGAGACAAATATGTCTTCATAACAaatattcacttttctttttcttttacttctttcaATCTAGATAAGTAATTctattcattttctctttttttatatttatttccacTCCACTTTTTTCgtgtcagtttttttttattcaaacaaagcATAATTAAATTACGCAATACTACAGGTGCCACATTTTTTAGTGATCAAAATATAGCAGACTTTGGGATGTGTTTAAAGAAGAATCAAGGTCATTTTgtcaaggcaaaattgatttgtCTGTCACTAAGCCAATGGTGGTTAATACTTCAATGGCTGTGGGCTTGTTGAAAGCAATCCATAAGTAATAGAGTTGAGCTTGAAGCATGTATGTTTTGAGTTGATACTGTAAAACTGTGGTTGATAGCATTGTTCTTTTCTTAAATGAGGATTTTTTGAATTTGGTTGCATCAGTTTTCACTCTAAAAACCTCTTCAATAATACTAAGCCaaacttcaaaattaaatttataaggcgacaaaaaaaaagaagtttaggGGCTCGTAACTCGTAAGTTTAGCTTGGGCTGCTATTTCTTTACCTAGTGATATAGTACATAACTACATATCTTCGATAGAATTGCAACTTTTCTTGAAattccagtaaaaaaaaaatgaattaaattagaTGCGACATTTTTCATTAAAGAACACGTACGAGTCACGTACAtggcttttttcttttgaaaaaaaaaaatcctaaaaatttATGAACCTCACATTCATATCCAAAAGTTgtcatcatttaaaaaaaaaaagataaaattgaaagaATGTCTATAtaacttttcaaaaataaaatgggaAAAGTTACAAAATCAGCAAACTAATTGTAAGGTGATCCACCAAAATTTTCTGttccattaatttgattattatttttttgcgtTGATTtttgagatgaaaaaaatatgaatcttatttggataaatttttcataactcaaaaataatttatgtataagtTAATTTGTAGAAATTCTCTAAACATTATGAaagaaactttttaaaaaatcttatttaatttctctaaaattttatttttacttacctATAAGTTAATATCAATTATTGaagaaattttattcattttaccttttttttcttataaattcaaattcatgaaTAGTTTTTTCCCAAACAAGACCGTGATTTAATGTTAGTTTCATACGCCGGAAACAATCTTACTTGAAGTatgatcaaatattaaaaacaatgtatttatttattttaggtctccaggaagaaagaaaaaaaggaaaaaaataagctATTTAGTTAAGGTATTTATgtaacttttattattaatctATTTAGTATAGTAGTAACTGAATTGTGGTTTtttcttgataattttttttgtaaaatcttaattttttttgttactattagttttaaaaaaaattcacctcAAAATTTGCTTTaggtttaaaattatgtttggcCTCTGTCATGATTTACAATTTATTAGGAGTTTCATgctgaataaaataaagttaatatatTACTTGATGTGATATTAAGTCTTAGATTCTTCCACTTAATAGACTAATTTTTTTGAGTTAAACTATTATTATCTTGTGCTTAAGTTATAACAATTGTTGTCTTTATTGAGAGTTGGACTACAGAAAAAACTATCTAACTATAGTCTGGATTAAGTTCGCACATAATAAATTAGTCTTTTGGTTAAGCTCTTGTCTTGTGTTTAAGTCTTCATACATTCCCTTTTGATTAATCTTGtaccaaaagtaaaaaacaaaatttaaaaaattactttttcgtAAGTTTGTATGGAAGGCTGACAATTTGTTCATCTTCACGAGACATTTTGTACACATTTAAGTATTTGATTTATCAATCAAATTATACATatcaacaaaaagaaacaattatgaaatgttaacagaataaaaaaatagtaagagATTAAAAAGGAAGCCTGATGattgagaaaagtgtaacaGACTTGAAAGACCAGAAACTATGTTACATGCTTATGCGTACAAAGAAGCCAACCCAAACATTATTATAATATCACAcgaaaaaaaacccaaaatcaACCCATTCTTCGTATGCATACACATAACAGCCTATCTACAAAGCAATAAAACCATGATAACATTCCGAAATCCTAAAAACTATTCAGCCTTCAACACTTTTCCTCTGCTGTGGACCCATTTGCATAGCTGGTTGTTTGGGTTTCTTAGGCTTGAACCAAAGTGCACATACCGCAAACgctacaaaattaatgaaactaaGTATGGTAAGCAGTGCATAGAACAAGTCGAGCCTGCCCTTGTTTATGTTGTCTGCTAGCCACCCTTGGCCGTCTCTTGTCCCAGTAACTTTCTTAACAACCGAGACAAGGAAACTGCTGATGAAGAAACCGAGAGACAAAGTTGTGAGAAAGAGACCCGTGCTCATGGTTTTCATTCCTTTTGGCGACCTTGTTATGAAGAAATCAAGCTGGCCTGTGTATATGAATGCTTCACCAGAACCCACCAAGAAGAACTGTGGGATCAGGAGGAAAACGCTTATAGGCAGTGTTGTTGCTTGGTTTCCACCACTTACACTTTTTGCCGCGGATAACCGTTTCCTCTCGCACACTGAAGCAGCCGCCATTCCAAAAATGGAAAATACAAGCCCAATTGCTATCCTTTGTAGGTCTGTGAAACCTGGGacacatgaaaaaaataaacattaaattttgtgagacaGGATACCAACATGCATGTTATTTGTTCAGTTCATTATATATAATGTATCAGCAGATATTAATGTTTtagaatgttaatttttttaataaaattcaaaaaacttATCGATTTTAGAGAATTCACATTCATAATAGACATAGAACTATTGTGCGTCAAATAACATTACTTTATATTTCCATTCAGTTgactatatattaatatatatgatccAAAATGGTCAATCAGGCGTATGTTAAATATGTATGGGCTTCACATGCAGCTTTCTGCTTGtgctaaatataataataataatattacgattaatcatgaaaaaataattttataatgtatAATGTCAACAATTATATAATATCAGAGGAAGTAAGTTTGCTTAGGGCATGGACGTACTTTGATCTCATGTAGTAGTTTCTGAAGTAACTAAATCTAATAATGCATGTGCTGTCTTGCATATATACCTGGTTTCCCGTTCCACTTTTTCCAAAGGGGCATGATGAGTCGGTCATACACAGCCAGAGTGATTAGTATTGCAGCCACAAAAAAGACTGTGAGAGAGCCAGCAGGGATTTGGAAACTCCCAATATTCCTTTCCATGGTGGAGGCTTGCTCAACTGAAAAGGTGATCATCTGTGCGTAAATGGTCCAAAATATGATGGTTGTGGCCCACACTGGCAGAAGTCTCACCATCATTTTCACCTCCTCTACCCTTGTTAGTGAGCATAATTTCCATGGGTTTGATTCAGAACCACATACATTTGTCTCAAAATCACCTTCTGCCACAATGGCAGCTTTCTCCAAGAAactatacaattaaaaaaaaaaagtgtgaggAAATTATTTAGACGTCACAATTTTGTTAAACCACGCAAAATTATTTGCTAGCTCCCACAAGGGTGAACAAAGATAATAATAAGCTTGATTAATTATTACCGGAACTGTTCGGTGTGCTCTATTCTTGAAGCCTCAGGAGTGTCCTCATACAAAGAACCAACATTGTATGGGAGTTGcctcttccttttctttattgATGCTGCTATAACTTGGAAAATGTGGACAATGGGGCTTCCCAAACTCCTCTTGTATCTGTATCTTTTAGTTCCTGATAAGAACACGATAATGGCTATGATCATAGAAACAGAACATATTCCATACGCCAAGCTGCGACTCACTTCATCTTGCAGATAGACAAGTACTGTGACAGCTGCCAGAGTTCCAAAactgatgaagaagaaaaacctGTTGAAGAAATAGGCCATTTGGGATTTCTCCTTCTCATCTTTCTCATCGAATTGGTCAGAACCAAATCCTGAAACACTGGACTTCAGGCCACCAGTTCCTAGTGCAATAAGGTACAGTGACAAGTACAAGATTCCCATTTGGAATCCGTTGGCTTGTTTGCAACTGTCACTGTTAGCATGGCAAGGTGGTGGACGTAGCCCTGGCAATTTTGTTGAGATTGCTAATGTAGCAGTACCCTGATGAAATCACCATACATATATAGTTAACACTTTCCACTTTGTACAAAGTGTAAATTACATGTactcttctttacttttattacaccTGATATTCTTCTGTTTTTTAACCTTATAAAAAATGATCTCTTAATTTTTGGGCTTTTGATCGTTACACTGACTCCTCCTCTTAGGCATAAATTAACCGTTACACCGACGACTCCCCTCTAAGGAGTAAAATATGTTTCACGATCCCCACTCAGGAAGGTTTAAagcaatgtaaaaaaattataaggataTCAGGTGTAATAAAAACAAGAACTCAGGAGAAAGGTGCGTGTAATTTACTCttagataaatgaatatgtCAACAAGGTTGACTTTTTATAACAAAAGTAGTCACCAGTAATTAATGTAACTAACCAGCGTTTGTATTGAAGCAAAGATTCCAATTGTCTTGTATCTGCCAAGGAAGGAATCTGCTAGAAAACCTCCCAGCAAACACAGGAGAAATGATGTGCCCATAAAGTCAGTCACAGTATTGGCTGCAGTTGAGCTTGGCAGATGCATGATTGAGATCATGTATGTTACCAGGTTCACTGCAATCCCCATGGTGGAGAGCCTCTCCACTATTTCAATCCCTGTAAGAATTTTTAGAGTTAATTACCttctattaatttatgtaacttATTTATTCTGAAAATTAATATTGGCTTCATCTTAATCTTTTGTGCACAAAAAAGGGAATGAAAAAAGGTTTTGGAGAAGCAGGTCATGATTATCGCATGtgtcataatataaaattaaaaaaataaagtgaattaATTGTGTTCGTAAGTAGAGGCTGTAAGTGAAAAGTGAATTCCctaatatattgaaaaaagCCGAAAATGAATGGATAAAGTAAGCTCAACTTTTAGAAAGTGAGGtaataaaataagatgaaaagGAGTAGACGAATGGGATATTGTTATATTCATTCACATCATAAAGATTGTATGTAATATTATGCTTTTCTCTTCTCCAAGTCCAAACAGAAGGTGACATATGAATTTATCCTCAATCAGAAGTATTTACATGCTTTGGTTAATTAGTATTCCACTTGGTTTGTCTCCTTCCCCAGATGCAATCATTGCCTCCAAAAATATTAGATAGAATAAAATGGAATATTACAGCAGGCTAATATGTAAAACCGTTTTTGCACCATAAACTTTTAGGAGCCTTGTCTGCTTCAAGATACTGTTGCTACGAGGAGCCGTGTTGGCCAcaacaacatatataattcactagcGTCTATTTATAATGTCTTACAATCTTCTAAGGaacatattttgtgaatattaaaATGGGACAAGAAAAGTATCCCCTTAAACTTTggggtttatttttaaaacgtgTGTATACCAGAAAGATAAACAGTGAGAtataaagataattaaatatgatactGTATAccgtgttaattttttaaaacgtgtagtaataattatataacGAAACTAGCTGtttaaagtttcattttttatataaaattaatttatattttttcacacGATCAACTAAATAGAAATCATACCGGATAAAAAAGATGATAAACTTACATGAATATGTATGATTGGATAAATCTTTTAAAGTGTCGGTACATTtgaattaatttcattaattgtTTAAACCAGTTAGTGCATGTTTGAGTTTTTGTTTGCAGTAGCACCTTGACTGTTTGCAAAAACAAATCCTTCGATATCTTTTGGATTCACAGGCTGAGTAATCGATTTTCACTTAGTCTTTAAAAGTGCAAACTCCTATAGACTTTGTATGCACCAACACCCTATCACCGTTTGATGaaccacttttttttcctgcaaT
The nucleotide sequence above comes from Glycine soja cultivar W05 chromosome 11, ASM419377v2, whole genome shotgun sequence. Encoded proteins:
- the LOC114374458 gene encoding protein NRT1/ PTR FAMILY 6.2-like codes for the protein MEEKMSWTVADAVNYKGFPADRSKTGGWVPAALILGIEIVERLSTMGIAVNLVTYMISIMHLPSSTAANTVTDFMGTSFLLCLLGGFLADSFLGRYKTIGIFASIQTLGTATLAISTKLPGLRPPPCHANSDSCKQANGFQMGILYLSLYLIALGTGGLKSSVSGFGSDQFDEKDEKEKSQMAYFFNRFFFFISFGTLAAVTVLVYLQDEVSRSLAYGICSVSMIIAIIVFLSGTKRYRYKRSLGSPIVHIFQVIAASIKKRKRQLPYNVGSLYEDTPEASRIEHTEQFRFLEKAAIVAEGDFETNVCGSESNPWKLCSLTRVEEVKMMVRLLPVWATTIIFWTIYAQMITFSVEQASTMERNIGSFQIPAGSLTVFFVAAILITLAVYDRLIMPLWKKWNGKPGFTDLQRIAIGLVFSIFGMAAASVCERKRLSAAKSVSGGNQATTLPISVFLLIPQFFLVGSGEAFIYTGQLDFFITRSPKGMKTMSTGLFLTTLSLGFFISSFLVSVVKKVTGTRDGQGWLADNINKGRLDLFYALLTILSFINFVAFAVCALWFKPKKPKQPAMQMGPQQRKSVEG